CCCGCGCCACCGGGACCGCCGACCGCGAGGCCGTGGCCCGGGCCGTCGCCGAGGCCGTCGCCGAGGGCAAGTCCGGCAAGAACGCCGCCCAGGAGGTGGTCAGCCGCAGCGGCGACCGCTGGGGCACCGTCTACGACCAGGGCGAGTACGCCGCCTTCGCCGAGGGCCTCGACGGCCGCTGGACCGGCGTCGGGCTGTGGGCGCAGCGGGCCCGCGACGGCCGGATCCAGGTCGACAAGGTTCAGCCCGACAGCCCCGCCGCCCGGGCCGGCCTGCGCGCCGGGGACCGGCTGCTGAGCGTCGACGGGCACGCCGTCACCGGCCTGGCCGTCACCGACGTGATCGCCCTGCTGCGCGGCGAGGCCGGCACCCCCGTCGTACTGAACCTGAGCCGGGACGGCTCCGACCTCACCGAGACCGTCCGCCGCGAGCAGCTGCGCACCGAGCCGGTGACCGTACGGCAGCTCCCGAGCGGCATCACGATCATCAAGGTGGCCTCCTTCACCCGCGGCTCGGGGGATCAGGTCAAGGCGGCCGTCCGCGCCGCCCCGCCCGGCGGCGGGGTCATGCTCGACCTGCGCGGCAACCCGGGCGGGCTGGTCACCGAGGCGGTGGCGGCCGCCTCCGCCTTCCTGGACGGCGGGCTCGTGGCCACGTACGACGTACGAGGGGAGCAGCGCGCCCTCTACGCGACCCCCGGCGGTGACACGACCCGGCCGCTGGTGGCCCTGGTGGACGGCGGCACGATGAGCGCGGCCGAACTGGTCACGGGCGCCCTCCAGGACCGCGGCCGGGCCGTGGCGGTCGGCAGCCGCACCTTCGGCAAGGGATCGGTCCAGATGCCGACGGAACTCCCCGACGGCTCGGTGGCCGAACTGACGGTCGGCACCTACCGCACTCCGGGGGGCCGCAGCCTCGACGGCAGCGGGATCACCCCGGACCTGGCGGCGGGCGAGCGGGTCGAGGAGCGGGCCGCCGCGGTATTGGGTGGCCGAGGGGTGGGTCCGTAGTGCGAAAATGACCGCACTATGGCTAAGGAAAAAGGGCGCAAGCTGATCGCCCAGAACAAGAAGGCGCGGCACGACTACACGATCATCGACACCTACGAGTGCGGTCTCGTGCTCACGGGTACCGAGGTCAAGTCCCTGCGCCAGGGCCGGGCCTCGCTGGTGGACGGCTTCGTGTCGGTGGAGAGCGGCGAGGCCTGGCTCTACAACGTGCACGTGCCGGAGTACAGCCAGGGCACCTGGACCAACCACAGCGCCCGCCGCAAGCGCAAGCTCCTCCTGCACCGCGAGGAGATCGACAAGCTGGACTCGAAGACCGGCGAGACGGGCAACACGATCGTGCCGCTCTCGCTGTACTTCAAGGACGGCCGGGCGAAGGTCGAGATCGCGCTGGCGAAGGGCAAGAAGGAGTACGACAAGCGCCAGTCCCTGCGTGAGAAGCAGGACACGCGCGAGACGAACCGGGTGATCTCGGCCGTGAAGCGCAAGGAGCGCGGTCAGCTGTAATCGCCTGGCATCTCGTGGTCCACTTCGCGTACCATGGCGTCAGCACCCGCCGCTCGCGGTGGGAGCAGCTTGTTAAAAAAACATGGGGATGATCGGTTTCGACAGCGGATGTCGATGCAGGGGAAGCGAGCCGAGGAAGCGGCAATGATCTCGTTAACCACCTGTCGCAAACAATAATCGCCAACTCCAAGAGCGATAACTCCCGCTTCACCCTCGCTGCCTAATAACAGTGAGCTGAAGCCTCTGTGAGGAGCGTCAGCCCGGAAGTGGTCCCGGTCCGGATCCTGGCGTCAATTAGGGATCTAAACTTCTAGCCCCGGTCACGGGGGTTGGAAGGAAATCAAACAGTGACTGAGCCCGTCGGAGACTTGTCCGTGTGATCTCCGGGGCTGAGAAAAGCGCAGCGGAATGCGCTCGGAGAAGCCCTGCTTCTGCACCGTTGGACGCGGGTTCGATTCCCGCCATCTCCACTCATCCCATGTGGGCAAAGGCCCCGCTACCGGTATTCGGTGGCGGGGCCTTCGTCATGTCACTGGCGGTAGCGGGCCTTGAGGATCTTCGGGGCGGCCGTGGCCGCGCCCTCGCGGTCGCGTGCGACGGCCGCCATCAGGCGCTGGGCGTTGGCCGGGGAGCGCAGCAGGTAGACGGTCTCCTGCCCGGAGTCGTAGTCGTCGGCGGACATGAGGACGGCGTCGCCGTTCTTGGACGTGATGCGCACCGGGGTGTGGTCGGCGTTGACCCGCTCGATCGGCGGGAGCAGGGCTGCCCTGGCTTCGTCGGCGCTCATGGACATGGGGACCGCTCCTCTCCGAGTTGTACGAGCCCATGGTGAGGGACAGGTACGGGAAACGCCGCGAATGCCCCGCAGCCGGAATCCGGCTGCGGGGCATTCGTCATGCGGGGTGGGGTGCCGTCAGGCGCAGTACGGCACCTTGTTGAGGTTCAGCGCGTAGCGGGCGGCGATCCAGCCGCGGCCGTCGGCGAGCTTGTACCAGATCGCATTGCCGTCGACGTTCTGGCCGTTGACCTTGCACTGCAGCTGGACGACCGAGCCGTGGCCGACCTTGCCGACCTTCCCGTACTGGGTGCCGGGGCCCGAACGCACGCCCAGGCTGCCGCCCGGCTTGACGATGCGGGCCTTCGACTTGTGCGTGGGCTTCGGGGGCTTGGGCTTGTCGTGGTGGTGGCCGCCGCACTTCTTGCAGTGGCCGGGCTTGCCGGGCTTACCGGTGTCGCCCTTCGGGCCCTTGGGGCCCTGTGGCCCCTGGGGGCCCTGCGGGCCGGGCTTTCCGGGGCGGCCCTTCTTGCCCTTGTCGCCCTGGTCGCCCTTGTCACCCTTCGGGCCCTGCGGCCCGGGCTTTCCGGGGCGGCCCTTCTTGCCCTTGTCGCCCTGGTCACCCTTGTCGCCCTTCGGGCCGGCAGGTCCCTGGGGACCCTCCGGGCCCTGGGGTCCTGCGGGGCCTCCGGCCGGGCCGGCCGGGCCCGTGTCGCCCTTCGGGCCCTCGGGTCCCGGGGGGCCTCCGAGGGGGCCGGTGTCGCCCCGCGGGCCGGTGTCGCCCTGGGGTCCTTCGGGTCCGGCGGGACCCGGGTTGCCCTGCGGGCCCTGGGGGCCTTGCGGGCCCTCGGGTCCCGGGGGGCCTCCGAGCGGGCCGGTGTCGCCCCGCGGGCCGGTGTCGCCCTGGGGTCCTTCGGGTCCGGCCGGGCCCGGGTTGCCCTGCGGGCCCTGAGGACCACCGGGGCCCTGGGGTCCCTGCGGGCCGGCGGGGCCCTGGTCGCCCTTGTCGCCCTTGGGGCCCGGCTTGCCCGGCCTTCCGGGCTTGCCGTGGTGGCCGGGCTTTCCGTCGTGGCCGTGGTGTCCGTCGTCGCCCGGGTCTCCCTTGTCGCCCTTCGGGCCGGTCACCGGGGTGGCGACGGCGAACAGGGCGGGCGCCTCGGTGCCGGTCGCCCACTCGCCGCCGATCAGGGTGGTGCCCTGCGGGGCGTTCGCGTCGACCTTCACGGACACGCCGAGTTGGGTCTGGGTCTTCGCCGCGAAGCGGAAGCCGGCGCGGGTACCCGCGTTGCAGGTCAGCTGACGGGCGTCGGCCGAGCGCGTGCAGGGCGTGGCCGCGCGCTTGCCGTCCCAGTAGAAGCGGGCCTCGGGGAAGGTCGTCCGTTCCGGAGCGGTGATCCGGAAGGTGCTGCTGAGGGTCGGCTGCGATCCGCCGAGGGCCGCGATGACGACCCGGCCCGTCTTGCCGGGGGCGATCGAGGGGAGGTACGGCTGCGAGAACCGGATGTTCGACGAGTCGGCCAGGGCCGGAACGGCCGGCACCAGAGCGGTCGCGGTGACGGCCGCGACGATCAGGGCCGAGGACACGGAGCGGGAAGCAGACAGCAAGGGGTGTTCCTCCGCAAAGGGAAGGGCGCTGGGGAATGCACCCCCAGTTATTGCGGATCATGAGCTGTGGTCGTGAGTACCACGCGGGCACGGTCACTCGGCCGCCGGATGAATCCGCCCGGTTGCGGCCGGTACGAGGACGAGTACGAGGGCCGGCAGCGCGGCCGCCGCCGGCAGCAAGTACGCCGCCACCGGGCCGGCGTGGTCGACCGTGAGGCCCGCGCAGGCCGAACCCGCCGCGATGCCCGCGAGGATGGCGGTGACCGCGAGGGTCATGCCCTCGTTGAGCCGGCCCTCGGGGGTGCGCGCGTGGACCAGGGACATCGCGGTGACCATCGTCGGGGCCGTGGCCATCCCGGCGAGGAGCAGGGCGGCGCAAAGGGCGGCCAGGGAGCCCGTGTTCGCCGCCGCCCACGGCAGGGTCATCAGCAGGGCCAGGACGATCACGCAGGCCCGCAGCGAGCGGGGGCGCAGGGTGCCGTAGAGCAGTCCGGCCGCGCAGGATCCCGCCGCCTGGAGGGCCAGCACCAGGCCGGAGGCCGCGCCCAGACCCTGCTGTTCGAGGTGGGCGATGGAGGCCACCTCCATCGAGCCGAAGACCGCGCCGAGGGCCAGGAAGAGGAGCAGCAGCGGGGCCAGGGCGCGCAACGGGGAGCCGCGCCGGGGCGCCGCCGTCACCGGGGGCTCCGTGGCGCGCCGACTGACGAAGACCAGCATGCCGGTGAGGAGCAGGGCCGCCCCGGTGAGGGTGCCCGCCTCGGGGAAGACGGCGGTGCAGAGCAGGGCCGCCAGGACCGGGCCGAACATGAAGGAGAGCTCGTCGGCGGCCTGTTCGAAGGACATCGCCGTGTGGTGGGCGGCCGGGGATCCGCGCAGCAGGTGCGTCCAGCGGGCGCGGGACAGGCCGCCGATGTTCGGGGTGGTGGCGGTCGCGGCGTAGGAGGCGAAGAGGGTCCACGCGGGGGCCTCGGTACGGACGCACACGACCAGGGAGAGCGAGCCGAGGACCGCGATCAGCGTTGCCGGGAGGGCGATCCGGGCCTGGCCGTGCCGGTCGACGAGCCGGGCGGTCCAGGGCGCGACCAGCGCGGTGGCGGCCAGACCGGTCGCGGTGACCGCGCCGGCGAGGGCGTACGAACCGCGCTGGCCGGCGATCATCATGACCGCGCTGATCCCGAACATGCCCATGGGGAGCCGGGCGATCAGGTTCCCGGCGGTGAAGGCGCGGGTGCCGGGGAGCGCGAAGAGGCGGCCGTACGGCCCGCGCGGCCGGGTCCGGGGGCGGGGGCGCGGCGGGGTGGCGATGACGAGGGTGGTGCCGGTGACGGTCATGCGGGGGGAGCGGGCGGTGGCCGGGGCGGTGGCAGGGGTGGCAGCGGTGGTGGTGGCGGGCATGGGGAAAGCCTCGGGCCGGGCCGCAGCCCCGGTCCAACACCTGTTCGGAGCCCATTCACATCATCATGTTGTTAGTCTCCGGGGGTGATGCCCCGTGATGTGGAACCCCGCCTGCTGCGCGGCTTCGTCGCCGTCGCCGAGGAACTGCACTTCACCCGCGCCGCCGCCCGCCTCTACGTCGCCCAGCAGGCGCTCAGCCGGGACGTCCGCCGGCTGGAACGGACCCTGGGCACGACCCTGCTCGTCCGCACCACCCGCGCCGTCGAGCTGACCCCCGACGGGGAGCGGCTGCTCCCGCCGGCCCGGCGCGTGCTGGCCGCGCACGAGGCGCTCGCCGCCGCCTTCACCGCCCCCCGCGCCCTCCTCGTCGACCTCAACACCGACGGGCCCTGCACCCCCAGGACCGTGCTGGAACGGGCCCGCGAACTCGCCCCCGACAGCGAGCTGATGGCCCGCTTCGAGAGCGGCCTCACGCACGCCGCCGCCGAGATCGCCGCCGGGCGCCTCGACGTCTCCTTCGGGTACGCCGACGGGCTGGACCCGGCGCTGCGGGCGGGGCTCGCCGTGATGCCCGTGCGGTACGAGCCGCTCGCCGTGCTGCTGCCCGAGGGGCACGCGCTGGCCCCGCTGGAATCCGTACCGCTCGACGCACTGGCCGGGGAGACCGTGTACGCGGGCGACGGGAACCCGCGCACCGCCGAGTGGACGGGGCTGGCGCGCGAGCTGTTCGCCGGGCGGGGCATCGAGGTGGCGCCGCCCGCGCCGGTGGCCATCGGCAAGGAGGAGTTCCGCCGGGTCATGACCAAGACCCGCAACCCGGTGCTGGTGACCGTGGACTTCCTCGACATGCCGGCCTCCGTGAAGCGGCCGCTGACCGACCCGGTGCCGCTGTCGCCGCTGTCCATGGTGTGGCGCAAGGGCTTCTCCCACCCCGGCCTGGACGCCCTGCGCACCGCGGCCGCCGACCTGGCGGCCGAGCGGGGGTGGCTGGATCAGCCTCCCGGCAGCAGGCTGCCGAAGGGGCTCACACCCCGCCGCGGCGGCGGGTGAGAGCAAGGTTTCGCGACGGTCATCCGGCGGGGACCGGGGCCGAAACGCGCCCTTCCTACGGTCGTCACCACGGACGCGACAGCTGTGGAGGCGTGTGATGACCGGTACGACCGCACCGCGCAAGGGGGGCCGCTGGATCGAGCAGTGGGATCCCGAGGACGAGACCTTCTGGAAGGAGGGCGGCGAGAAGATCGCCCGCCGCAACCTGGTCTACTCCGTGCTCTCCGAGCACATCGGCTTCTCCATCTGGTCGCTCTGGTCCGTGATGGTCCTCTTCATGAGCCCCGCGTACGGGATCGACCCGGCCGGCAAGTTCTTCCTGATCGCCACCGCCACCTTCGTCGGGGCGGTCGTCCGGGTGCCGTACACCTTCGCCGTGGCCCGCTTCGGCGGCCGGAACTGGACCATCGTCAGCGCGCTGCTCCTGCTCGCGCCGACGGTTGCCGCGCTGGTCGTGATGGAGCCCGGGACCTCGTACGGGACCTTCCTGCTCGTCGCGGCCCTCACCGGGGTCGGCGGAGGCAACTTCGCCTCCTCCATGACGAACATCAACGCCTTCTTCCCGCTGCGCAAGAAGGGCTGGGCGCTCGGCCTGAACGCCGGCGGCGGCAACATCGGCGTACCCGTGGTGCAGCTGGCGGGACTGCTGGTCATCGCCACCGCCGGGGCCACCGAGCCGCGGCTCCTGCTCGCCGCCTACATCCCGCTGATCGTGATCGCGGCCGTGCTGGCGGCCGTACGGATGGACAACCTGGCGCCCGTGCGCAACGACACGGGCGCGGTCCGCGAGGCCGTCAAGGACGCGCACACCTGGATCATGTCCTTCCTCTACATCGGCACCTTCGGGTCCTTCATCGGATACAGCTTCGCCTTCGGGCTGGTGCTCCAGACCCAGTTCGGCCGCACCCCCCTCCAGGCCGCCTCGCTGACCTTCATCGGGCCGCTGCTCGGCTCGCTGATCCGGCCGGTGGGCGGGGCGCTCGCGGACCGGTTCGGCGGGGCGCGGATCACGCTGGGGACCTTCGTGGCCATGGCCGCCGCGACCGGCGTGGTGGTGTTCGCCTCGCAGCGGCAGTCGCTGCCGGTGTTCCTCGTCGGCTTCGTGGCGCTCTTCGTCCTCAGCGGGCTCGGCAACGGATCGACGTACAAGATGATCCCCGGCATCTTCCAGGCCAAGGCGCTCGCCCGCGGCATGAGCGGCGAGGCCGCGGCCGCCTACGGGCGACGGCTCTCCGGGGCCTCCATGGGGCTGATCGGGGCCGTCGGCGCGCTGGGCGGGCTCGGCATCAACCTGGTCTTCCGGGAGGCGTTCCTGAGCTCCGGGTCGGGCACGGCGGCCTTCGTCACCTTCCTCGGCTTCTACGCCGTGTGCTGCGCGGTGACCTGGGCGGTATACCTTCGCCGGCCGGCGGCCGCGGTGCTGCCGACGGCCGGGGCCGAGGTGAAACCGCAGCTCACGTCGGTGTAACCGGGGCGAAATACGGGGGAACCGAGCCTGACACGGCACCTTGGCAGGCTCGGTCCACCCGTAACGCCCCCGCCCCCCATGCGTCACTAGGCAGGTCACGATGTACGAGACCAAGACCGGCCCGCTCGCGGGCTTCACCGTCGGCGTCACCGCGGCCCGGCGGGCGGACGAACTCATCGCCCTGCTCCGGCGGCGCGGCGCCGCCGTCGTGCACGCGCCGGCGCTGCGGATCGTGCCGCTCGCCGACGACAGCGAACTGCTGGCCGCGACCAAGGAACTGATCGGCTGCGCCCCGGACGTGGTCGTGGCCACCACCGCCATCGGCTTCCGGGGCTGGATCGAGGCCGCCGACGGGTGGGGGATCGGCGAGGAGCTGCTGGCGCGGCTGCGGGCCACCGAACTGCTGGCGCGCGGACCGAAGGTCAAGGGCGCCATCCGGGCCGCCGGGCTCGTGGAGACCTGGTCCCCGGACTCGGAATCCCTCGCGGAGGTACTGGAACGGCTGCTGGCCGGCGGGGTCGCCGGGCGGCGGATCGCGCTCCAGCTGCACGGGGAGCCGCTGCCCGGCTTCGTCGAGGCGCTGCGGGCCGGCGGGGCCGAGGTGGTGGTCGTCCCGGTGTACCGGTGGATGGCCCCGGAGGACCTGGCCCCGCTGGACCGGCTCCTCGACGCGGTGATCGGCGGCGGGGTCGACGCGGTCAGCTTCACCTCGGCACCGGCAGCGGCCTCGCTGCTGTCCCGGGCGGAGGAGCGGGGCGTTCGGGAACCCCTGCTGGAGGCACTGCGGGGCGTGGGCGGGGGGCCGTCCGTGCCCGTGCTGTCCGCGTGCGTGGGGCCCGTGACCGCGCTGCCGCTCCAGGCGCACGGGGTGGACACCGTGCAGCCGGAGCGGTTCCGGCTCGGCCCGCTGGTGCAGCTGCTCTGCCAGGAACTCCCGGGCCGGGCGCGGGTCCTGCCGGTGGCCGGGCACCGGGTGGAACTCCGCGGGCACGCGGTCCTGCTCGATGCGGAACTGCGGCCCGTACCGCCCGCCGGGATGGCCCTGCTGCGGACGCTGGCGCGGCGCCCCGGATGGGTGGTGTCGCGGGCTGACCTGCTGCGGGCCCTGCCGGGGGCGGGCCGCGACGAGCACGCCGTGGAAACGGCGATGGCCCGGCTGAGGGTGGCGCTGGGGGCGCCGAAGCTGATCCAGACGGTGGTCAAGCGGGGGTACCGGCTGTCGCTGGACGCGGGCGGAGAGGTCAAGTACGGGGAGACTCCCGCCGGTTAGGCGCTCTGGGTTAACGTGCCCGAATGATCATTGACGGGGTGGAGATGAGGGGCCTCGAGCTCGGCGACGCCGCCGCGCTGGCCGAGGCGTTCGCGCGCAACCGGGCGTACATGGCGGCCTACGAGCCGGTGCGACCGGAGGCCTACTTCACGGAGGCGGGGCAGCTGGCCCGCATCGAGAGCATGCTCGACGACCGGGACGGGGGGCGGCTGCTCCCGTGGGTGCTCGTCGAGGCGGGTGCCGGCGGTGCGGTGGTCGGGGCGATCAACCTGGGCTCCATCGAGCTCGGCCCGCTGTGCAGCGGTGGCGTGGGCTACTGGGTCGACACGGCCTGGCACCGGAAGGGGCTGGCCTCGGCCGCACTGGAGGAGGTCCTGCGGGTCGCCCGCGAGGAGGTGGGGCTGCACCGGGTGGCGGCCGGGACGCTGACCGACAACGTGGCCTCGCAGGCGGTCCTGCGGAAGGCGGGCTTCGAGCAGTACGGGCTCGCGCCGCGGTACCTGCACATCAACGGCGCCTGGCGCGACCACCGCCTCTTCCAGCGGCTGCTGCACGACGACCCCCCGGCCGGGTAGCCCCCCCGGGGCGGGTGCGGCGCCGTTGCCGGGGCGCTCCACCCTGCCCGGCGTTTGAGGGCACGGGCGCGCAGCGCACGTACGGGGTCTGGGGCGGAGCCCCTGGGGGCACCTCCCAGCGGTAGCTGGGGGAGGAACGGTGGGAGGGCGGGCAGGGGACAGCCCCCGCGCAGCGGCAACCCAACGCACGGGGGACGGACCGGTTCGGGGGCTTCCGGATGGGCGCGCGGGGCGGCAATCTGGTGGGGCGCCCCACGACGCGAGGCGGTGACGGGCATGCGGTTCGACTCAGGGCGGGTCTGCCTGGACCTGGTGGCCACTGAGCGCATCCGGGACGGCGACGAGCTGCGGACGTGGCTCGCCGGCGCCGGGCTGGTCCCCGGCCGGACCCCGCTCGCGCGGGTCGGGCCCGACTGGGTGGCGGCCTTCCAGGACCTGCGCCGGGACGTGGAGGCCCTCGTACGGGCCGAGCTGCACGGAACCGAGCCCGAGGAACAGGCCCTGGCCCGGGTCAACGCACTGGCCGCCGGACCACCCCCGGGCCTGTGTGCCGTACGCGACCAAGAGGGACACCTCGTACGGGAGTTGTGCGGCGGCGTGGAATGCGGCGCGCTGCTCGCGGCGGTCGCCCGCGATGCCGTGGAGCTGCTGACCGACCCCGGGGACCTCGCCCTGCTGCGGGCCTGCGAGGGCGACGGCTGCGCCCGCATCTACCTGGACACCTCCCGCGGGCACCGCCGCCGCTGGTGCTCCAGCGAGCTGTGCGGGAACCGCGAGCGGGTGGCCCGGCACCGACGGCGGGCCCGCACGGGGGTGGGGACGTAGGGGGGCGCTTCCTCACGGTGCGGGCGGGCTTCTGCCCCCTCGGGCCCCGCTCCGGGGCGGTGTTTGCCCACCCGCCCCCGGCCTGCGGGCCCGGACTTCGGCGGGCGGGGCTCGAGCCGGCCCCGCTCCGGGGCGGTGTTTGCCCACCCGCCCCCGGCCTGCGGGCCCGGACTTCGGCGGGCGGGGCTCGAGCCGATCGGAATCAGAGCAGCCTGGGGGTCTCCCGTCAGTCCCATGGTCCTTCCGTGTCGGGCCGGCCTGTCAAGGGCGCTCACTGCGTTCGCGTCGCTTCGCGACGGCCTTCGGCCGCCCTTGACAGACCGACCCGCCCCGGAAAGACAAGGACTGCCGGGAAACCCCCAAAGGAACGGGCCGGTAAGAAGGAAATGGACGGGCACGTCGGTGATGCACGGTCGGGTTTCCGGTCGGCAGGCCCCGGCGAGGTCCCTTCCAGGCCCGATTCCGGGTCTGGGGCAGCCCAACCACCGTCAAACAGCGAACAGGTGACGCTGGCGGGCAGTCAGACGGGCCCCACGCACCAGATCGCTACGCGCTCCTCGCCAACGGCGTCCGACAGCCGTCTCGGGCTGATATCCGCACCAGAGCGAGACCAGCAGCACATCAGAGTCCGACGAGCGCAGCCGATCGCTACGCGCTCCTCACATCTCGGCGTCTGCGGCTCGTCTCTTCACTTGCCCGTCTCAGCCGTCAGGTCGCAGCGGCCTGCGGCTCAGCCTCGGCGACGGGCCTTCACCGCGTCGGTGTACTGCTCGCGCGTCAGGTCCTGCGTGCCGATGCCGAGCTCGGCAAGAACCCCGCGCACGTCATCCAGCGCCTTGGTCAGGTCCTTCTCCTCGACGAGGGTCTCCACCTCAAGGAACGTCCCGTCCAGCTCGGGAACTCGGACCAAGGTGGCGAGCATCTGCCTGCCTCGTGCCTCGAAGGAGTAGTTCCTGCACCGCTTCTCGAATGCGATGGCCGGTACATAGCCGAGGCCGTACAGGGTCGCGTGCATCGCCTCAAGGGCGGCCGAAGGCCGTCGCGAAGCGACGCGACCGAAGGGAGCGCCCTTGAGGGACCGGCCCGACACGGAAGGACGATGGGACTGACGGGAGACCCCCAGGCCTCTCTGATTCCGATCGGCTCGGACCCCGCCACCCGAAGTCCCGGCCCGCAGGCCGGGGGCGGGTGGGTAAACACCGACCACGCCCGGCGCCCCGAGGGGGCAGAAGCCCGCCCGCAGCCGTGGGGCCATGCAGCGGCCCCCGGCCCCCCGCAACCACCTCCCGGAAGCAGGGTGCGGACAGGGGTCCCGGTCGCGTACGGTTGACGGTCGCCCATGCACGTCAGAAGGGGGCCTTGGTGGCCGCGCAGAATGCCGCTGTCGACAGCACGGCGGATTCCGTCCGCGATCGGGAGATCGCGGTCGAGCAGACGCATCTCGACCGGGTGTATCGACGCCTTGAGGAGAAGATCCACGAGGCCGAGTTCCTCATGAACGACGCCGCGAAGCGCGGCCAGGTGGGTACGCCCGGAGCCCTGGCCGAGCGCGACGCGCAGGTCTTCCGGGCCGGTATCCACCTGAACCGTCTGAACAACGAGTTCGAGGACTTCCTGTTCGGCCGCGTCGACCTCGTGCTCGGGAAGGACGGGGAGAAGGGCCCGGACGGCGCGTACACCTCCGTCGAGCCCGCGGACGACGCGATCCGCGCGGACCTGACCGCCGAGATCGCCGAAACCCTGCACATCGGCCGAATCGGAGTCCTGGACTCCGACTACTCGCCGCTCGTCATCGACTGGCGCGCGCCGGCCGCCGCGCCGTTCTACCGCTCCACCCCGAAGGATCCGGGGCGGGTCGTCCGGCGGCGCGTGATCCGCTCCAAGGGGCGCAAGGTGCTGGGTGTCGAGGACGACCTGATGCGCCCCGAGATCACCGCCTCCCTCGACGGCCGGGAGCTGCCCGCGATCGGCGACGGCGCGCTGATGGCCGCGCTCGGCCGGGCCCGTACGCACTCCATGCGGGACATCGTCTCCTCCATCCAGGCCGAGCAGGACCTGGTGATCCGCGCCCCCGCCGCCTCGGTCGCCGAGGTCGCGGGCGGGCCGGGCACGGGGAAGACCGCGGTCGCCCTGCACCGCGCCGCGTACCTGCTCTACCAGGACCGGCGGCGCTACTCCGGCGGCATCCTGATCGTCTCGCCGACCCCGCTGCTCGTCGCCTACACCGAGGGCGTCCTGCCCTCGCTCGGCGAGGAGGGCCAGGTCGCCATCCGGGCCCTCGGCTCGCTGGTCGACGGCGCCGAGGCGACCACGTACGACGATCCGTCCGTGGCCCGGATCAAGGGCTCCTCGCGGATGCTCAAGGTGCTCCGCAAGGCCGTACGCGGAGCACTGGAGCTCGGCAGCGCCCCCGACCGGCTGCGCGTGGTGGCCTTCGGGCGCCGCCAGGAGCTGGAGGCCGACGAGCTGAACCGGATCCGGCACAACGTGCTCGGCGGCACCGCGCCCGTGAACCTGCTGCGCCCGCGCGCCCGCAAGCTGCTCCTCGACGCCCTCTACGCGAAGTCCGGCGGCGCCGGCCGGCACAGCGACCCGGAGCTCGCGGCCGAGCTGCGGTCCGCCTTCGACGAGGACATCTCGACGGAGGACGCGTTCATCGAGTTCCTGAACGCCTGGTGGCCCGAGCTCACCCCGCGCGGGGTGCTCGCCTCGATGGCCGACGAGCGGCGGCTCGGCCGCTGGTCGCGCCGGGACCTGAACAACCGGGAGGCCCGCCAGCTGGCCCGCTCGCTGCGCCGGGTCGGCCCGGACGGCAAGGGCCCGCTGTCGGTGCACGACATCGCGCTGCTCGACGAGCTCCAGCAGCTGCTGGGCGCTCCGGCCCGCCCCAAGCGCAGGCGGGAGATGAACCCCCTCGACCAGCTCAGCGGGCTGGAGGAGCTGATGCCGGTCCGCGAGGAGACCCAGTGGGAGCGGGCCGAGCGGCTCGCGGCGGAGCGCACCGAGTACGCGCACGTCATCGTGGACGAGGCCCAGGACCTGACGCCGATGCAGTGGCGGATGGTGGGCCGGCGGGGCCGGATGGGTACCTGGACGGTGGTCGGCGACCCGGCGCAGTCCTCCTGGACCGACCCGGAGGAGGCCGCGGCGGCCCGCGACGAGGCCCTGGGCAGCCGGCCGCGCCGGCGGTTCACGCTGACGGTGAACTACCGCAACCCGGCGGAGGTCGCCGAGGTCGCCTCGCGCGTCCTGCGGCTGGCGATGCCCGGCATGGAGCCGCCGACCGCGGTGCGCTCCACGGGCCTGGAGCCCCGTTTCACGGCCGCCGGTGGAGATCTGGGCGCCGCGGTGCGGGAGGAGACCCGGCGGCTGCTGGAGCAGGTGGACGGCACGGTCGGCGTGGTCGTGGCCATGGACCGGCGCGCGGAGGCCGCGGGGTGGCTCGCGGACCTCGGCGGC
This genomic window from Streptomyces sp. NBC_01351 contains:
- a CDS encoding SH3 domain-containing protein, with amino-acid sequence MLSASRSVSSALIVAAVTATALVPAVPALADSSNIRFSQPYLPSIAPGKTGRVVIAALGGSQPTLSSTFRITAPERTTFPEARFYWDGKRAATPCTRSADARQLTCNAGTRAGFRFAAKTQTQLGVSVKVDANAPQGTTLIGGEWATGTEAPALFAVATPVTGPKGDKGDPGDDGHHGHDGKPGHHGKPGRPGKPGPKGDKGDQGPAGPQGPQGPGGPQGPQGNPGPAGPEGPQGDTGPRGDTGPLGGPPGPEGPQGPQGPQGNPGPAGPEGPQGDTGPRGDTGPLGGPPGPEGPKGDTGPAGPAGGPAGPQGPEGPQGPAGPKGDKGDQGDKGKKGRPGKPGPQGPKGDKGDQGDKGKKGRPGKPGPQGPQGPQGPKGPKGDTGKPGKPGHCKKCGGHHHDKPKPPKPTHKSKARIVKPGGSLGVRSGPGTQYGKVGKVGHGSVVQLQCKVNGQNVDGNAIWYKLADGRGWIAARYALNLNKVPYCA
- a CDS encoding LysR family transcriptional regulator, with protein sequence MPRDVEPRLLRGFVAVAEELHFTRAAARLYVAQQALSRDVRRLERTLGTTLLVRTTRAVELTPDGERLLPPARRVLAAHEALAAAFTAPRALLVDLNTDGPCTPRTVLERARELAPDSELMARFESGLTHAAAEIAAGRLDVSFGYADGLDPALRAGLAVMPVRYEPLAVLLPEGHALAPLESVPLDALAGETVYAGDGNPRTAEWTGLARELFAGRGIEVAPPAPVAIGKEEFRRVMTKTRNPVLVTVDFLDMPASVKRPLTDPVPLSPLSMVWRKGFSHPGLDALRTAAADLAAERGWLDQPPGSRLPKGLTPRRGGG
- a CDS encoding type II toxin-antitoxin system Phd/YefM family antitoxin, with translation MSMSADEARAALLPPIERVNADHTPVRITSKNGDAVLMSADDYDSGQETVYLLRSPANAQRLMAAVARDREGAATAAPKILKARYRQ
- the smpB gene encoding SsrA-binding protein SmpB, whose product is MAKEKGRKLIAQNKKARHDYTIIDTYECGLVLTGTEVKSLRQGRASLVDGFVSVESGEAWLYNVHVPEYSQGTWTNHSARRKRKLLLHREEIDKLDSKTGETGNTIVPLSLYFKDGRAKVEIALAKGKKEYDKRQSLREKQDTRETNRVISAVKRKERGQL
- a CDS encoding MFS transporter, which produces MPATTTAATPATAPATARSPRMTVTGTTLVIATPPRPRPRTRPRGPYGRLFALPGTRAFTAGNLIARLPMGMFGISAVMMIAGQRGSYALAGAVTATGLAATALVAPWTARLVDRHGQARIALPATLIAVLGSLSLVVCVRTEAPAWTLFASYAATATTPNIGGLSRARWTHLLRGSPAAHHTAMSFEQAADELSFMFGPVLAALLCTAVFPEAGTLTGAALLLTGMLVFVSRRATEPPVTAAPRRGSPLRALAPLLLLFLALGAVFGSMEVASIAHLEQQGLGAASGLVLALQAAGSCAAGLLYGTLRPRSLRACVIVLALLMTLPWAAANTGSLAALCAALLLAGMATAPTMVTAMSLVHARTPEGRLNEGMTLAVTAILAGIAAGSACAGLTVDHAGPVAAYLLPAAAALPALVLVLVPAATGRIHPAAE
- a CDS encoding S41 family peptidase: MPGLPAFCLRPRDLRRGAVLTLAFLASVATAAGTGCWDREEGPAAAALVAGAPEPPRATGTADREAVARAVAEAVAEGKSGKNAAQEVVSRSGDRWGTVYDQGEYAAFAEGLDGRWTGVGLWAQRARDGRIQVDKVQPDSPAARAGLRAGDRLLSVDGHAVTGLAVTDVIALLRGEAGTPVVLNLSRDGSDLTETVRREQLRTEPVTVRQLPSGITIIKVASFTRGSGDQVKAAVRAAPPGGGVMLDLRGNPGGLVTEAVAAASAFLDGGLVATYDVRGEQRALYATPGGDTTRPLVALVDGGTMSAAELVTGALQDRGRAVAVGSRTFGKGSVQMPTELPDGSVAELTVGTYRTPGGRSLDGSGITPDLAAGERVEERAAAVLGGRGVGP